In Deltaproteobacteria bacterium, a single genomic region encodes these proteins:
- a CDS encoding NAD(P)-dependent alcohol dehydrogenase, which yields MKAVTHDRYGSPDILRLEDLPTPVPAPNEVLVRVAATSVNSWDWDLLTGTPYAFRLAHGLLRPRHRVLGADVAGRVEAVGERVTRFAPGDEVFGDLSAHRWGGFAEFACAPETAWARRPASMRVEQAAALPQAGCMALQGLCEDGGLQPGHAVMINGGGGGVGTFAIQIARAVGAEVTGVDRTDKLETMRVLGADRVLDYTREDFAREASRYDLILDVTAHRSMFAYARALRRGGTYVMLGGAPGRILQLVAVGPWISWRQRKRMRLSIMKPNHGLDALVERFAAGTLTPSIDRVYALEEVPEAFRHFHRGVHGKLVVRVG from the coding sequence ATGAAAGCCGTCACCCACGATCGCTACGGTTCACCCGACATCCTGCGCCTCGAAGACCTCCCGACGCCGGTCCCGGCCCCGAACGAGGTGCTGGTGCGGGTCGCTGCTACGTCGGTGAACTCGTGGGACTGGGATCTGCTGACCGGCACACCGTATGCGTTCCGACTCGCGCACGGTCTGCTGCGACCGCGTCACCGCGTGCTCGGGGCCGACGTCGCCGGTCGCGTGGAGGCAGTCGGCGAGCGCGTGACCCGGTTCGCCCCCGGCGACGAGGTCTTCGGCGACCTCTCGGCGCACCGCTGGGGTGGCTTCGCCGAGTTCGCGTGCGCCCCTGAGACCGCGTGGGCGCGCAGGCCGGCGTCGATGCGCGTCGAGCAGGCCGCCGCGCTCCCGCAGGCCGGCTGCATGGCGCTGCAGGGGCTCTGTGAGGACGGCGGCCTCCAGCCCGGCCACGCCGTCATGATCAACGGCGGCGGCGGCGGTGTGGGGACCTTCGCGATCCAGATCGCGCGGGCGGTGGGCGCCGAGGTGACCGGTGTCGATCGCACCGACAAGCTCGAGACCATGCGGGTGCTCGGGGCCGATCGCGTGCTCGACTACACCCGCGAGGACTTCGCGCGCGAGGCGAGCCGATACGATCTCATCCTCGACGTCACGGCGCATCGCTCGATGTTCGCGTACGCACGGGCGCTCCGGCGCGGTGGCACCTACGTGATGCTCGGCGGCGCACCCGGACGGATCCTGCAGCTCGTCGCCGTGGGACCTTGGATCTCGTGGCGACAGCGCAAGCGCATGCGCCTGTCGATCATGAAGCCGAACCACGGCCTCGACGCACTCGTCGAGCGGTTCGCAGCCGGCACGCTGACCCCGAGCATCGATCGCGTCTACGCGCTGGAGGAGGTCCCCGAGGCGTTCCGGCACTTCCATCGCGGCGTACACGGTAAGCTCGTGGTCCGCGTGGGCTGA
- a CDS encoding helix-turn-helix transcriptional regulator: MVARASTPPAFGRLLALWRSRRGATQLQLASTAGTTPRHLSFLETGRSRPGRELVLRLAAALDIPLRDRNAMLVAAGLAPEYPSLGLDDDRSASPLTAVLQRVLASHEPYPAWIYGTGLRILGANRAAARLFPDLAQMDPTAIIDLWFRPGPLRAMIENWPEVSTALLDTLRREVRQTADPRSTKLLRRAETLAQRASLAPTPPAADMPFACPRLRIGDRRVRTIGAVLRFDTAVEVTASELRVELMFPADEASAAFFRDAAAAG; this comes from the coding sequence GTGGTCGCACGCGCTTCGACTCCGCCCGCGTTCGGTCGCCTGCTCGCGCTGTGGCGCAGCCGACGTGGCGCGACGCAGCTGCAGCTCGCGAGCACCGCGGGCACGACCCCCCGCCACCTCTCGTTCCTCGAGACCGGTCGCTCACGCCCGGGCCGTGAGCTGGTGCTGCGCCTCGCGGCCGCGCTCGACATCCCGCTGCGCGATCGCAACGCCATGCTGGTGGCAGCGGGCCTCGCCCCCGAGTACCCCAGTCTCGGGCTCGACGACGATCGCTCCGCTTCGCCGCTCACCGCCGTGCTGCAGCGCGTGCTCGCGTCGCACGAGCCCTATCCCGCGTGGATCTACGGCACGGGTCTGCGGATCCTCGGCGCCAATCGGGCCGCCGCGCGGCTGTTCCCCGATCTCGCGCAGATGGACCCGACCGCAATCATCGACCTGTGGTTCCGCCCCGGGCCGCTGCGCGCGATGATCGAGAACTGGCCCGAGGTCTCGACCGCCCTGCTCGACACGCTGCGTCGCGAGGTCCGACAGACCGCAGATCCGCGCTCGACCAAGCTCCTGCGCCGCGCGGAGACGCTGGCGCAGCGGGCCTCGCTCGCGCCCACGCCACCGGCGGCCGACATGCCCTTCGCGTGCCCACGGCTGCGCATCGGCGATCGCCGAGTCCGCACCATCGGCGCGGTGCTGCGCTTCGACACCGCCGTCGAGGTCACGGCCTCCGAGCTCCGCGTCGAGCTGATGTTCCCCGCCGACGAGGCCAGCGCCGCCTTCTTCCGCGACGCCGCAGCGGCTGGCTGA
- a CDS encoding putative Ig domain-containing protein — protein MRLPCRPILIGVSAWSLGCGEADGVGGSFTTAPTGTSSEGSSSSSSEGGASSSTAVADSSSSAAPAMLVVECGEVPPAAVGATFSFTPSLSGDHGSALWSAEGLPAGLVSAQIGGTIYGTPAEAGSYDVEVTASEEGAIATATCTIAVGPAISIDLDALGKPCLEPGDDPSALVVGGDGSPLSCSVPPGSGNGIIAPGLAVDPDTCMITGTIDAADGDNYGTWAWMTRIEQAGVKTWVPYCATQAEPPMPGYVIDGDHSGQVGNILDPAVGTFVPGEPIAWAGGGAATVRVTGPCGSNSCYHGVLLSIAGSPFDDVSLDPITTLHDVSDAPIGLAHEFSASGPPVAAGFEARAWVQSWYVRYCIAPDAVTCADGTAIDANGQGSLRFATIMRPQ, from the coding sequence ATGCGCTTGCCTTGTCGCCCGATCCTGATCGGCGTGTCGGCGTGGTCCTTGGGGTGCGGCGAAGCCGACGGCGTGGGCGGTAGCTTCACGACGGCGCCGACGGGTACGAGCAGCGAAGGCAGCAGCAGCAGCAGCAGCGAGGGCGGCGCGTCGTCGAGCACGGCGGTCGCCGACAGCTCGAGCTCCGCGGCGCCGGCGATGTTGGTGGTCGAGTGCGGCGAGGTGCCGCCGGCGGCGGTGGGGGCGACGTTCTCGTTCACGCCGAGCTTGAGCGGTGACCACGGCTCGGCACTGTGGTCGGCCGAAGGGTTACCGGCCGGGCTGGTGTCGGCGCAGATCGGCGGAACGATCTACGGCACGCCCGCGGAAGCGGGGAGCTACGACGTCGAGGTCACCGCGAGCGAGGAGGGTGCGATCGCGACGGCGACATGCACGATCGCGGTGGGGCCGGCGATCTCGATCGACCTCGATGCGCTCGGCAAGCCCTGCCTCGAGCCGGGCGACGATCCGAGCGCGCTGGTGGTCGGTGGCGATGGCTCGCCGCTGTCGTGCTCGGTGCCGCCGGGCAGCGGCAACGGCATCATCGCGCCCGGGCTCGCGGTGGATCCGGACACGTGCATGATCACCGGCACGATCGACGCCGCCGATGGCGACAACTACGGCACGTGGGCGTGGATGACCCGCATCGAGCAGGCGGGCGTGAAGACGTGGGTGCCTTACTGCGCGACCCAGGCGGAGCCGCCGATGCCGGGCTATGTGATCGACGGCGATCACTCGGGGCAGGTCGGCAACATCCTCGATCCCGCGGTCGGCACGTTCGTGCCGGGCGAGCCGATCGCGTGGGCGGGTGGCGGCGCGGCGACGGTGCGGGTGACGGGGCCGTGTGGCAGCAACTCGTGCTACCACGGGGTGCTGCTCTCGATCGCGGGCTCACCGTTCGACGACGTGTCGCTCGATCCGATCACGACGCTCCACGATGTCAGCGACGCACCGATCGGCCTGGCCCACGAGTTCAGCGCGAGCGGGCCCCCGGTCGCGGCGGGGTTCGAGGCACGAGCGTGGGTGCAGTCGTGGTACGTGCGCTACTGCATCGCGCCCGACGCGGTCACGTGTGCGGACGGCACGGCGATCGACGCCAACGGCCAGGGCTCCCTGCGGTTCGCGACGATCATGCGACCGCAGTGA
- a CDS encoding IgGFc-binding protein, with protein MQTTTTARARWAGALAMLAACGGDTGAATTAATGASTGASAGSEDSGTHGTTGVATGETIGTGVDGSGSSGSSGGGVKFDFAVEPDLPPPDCLTCSADFHEVLTCDGAPVTGCVGTQGCDLATGTCIDACTAAANNRQSIGCEYYATFMQHWDGPGNRCFVAFVANTWNTPATIEVSYQGTALTVDDFARIPNGTGPGLTYDAYDGAVGLAPGEVAILFLSGPQGAGPACPVASAVPSGVAVTGTGIGDAFRITTDVPVVAYQMNPYGGGSAAVTGASLLLPTSAWDTNYVVVNPQAASIGVPTANIVAQVDGTTVTIEPTAAIVGGTGVPATPAGVSVDVLLDRGQHLQLTQSAELTGSIVQTDQPVGLMGGHTGMQVPVGTPYSDHAEQMIPPVRSLGHEYVGVMHRPRVDEPALWRVVGVVDGTDLTWSTNIAGSPMSVQRGEAVDFISADPFVVESQDADHPFVLLELMSGSQWQPSISGYGDSDFVLGVPPEQYMPRFVFFTDPTYPETNLVVVRRAVNGSFADVDLDCLGVLDGWESVGNYEWTRVDLSTGNFMSVDGCDNGRHEMTSAGRFGLWVWGWGTPLTTPNTQNVSYGYPGGMNVQPINDVVLDPEG; from the coding sequence ATGCAGACCACGACGACGGCGCGGGCGCGATGGGCCGGTGCTTTGGCGATGCTCGCGGCGTGTGGCGGCGACACCGGGGCCGCGACGACGGCGGCGACCGGTGCGAGCACGGGCGCGAGCGCGGGCAGCGAAGACAGCGGCACGCACGGCACCACCGGCGTCGCCACCGGCGAGACGATCGGCACCGGGGTCGATGGCAGCGGCAGCAGCGGCAGCAGCGGCGGCGGCGTGAAGTTCGACTTCGCGGTCGAGCCCGATCTGCCGCCACCCGACTGCCTCACCTGCTCGGCCGACTTCCACGAGGTGCTCACCTGCGACGGCGCGCCCGTGACCGGCTGCGTCGGCACGCAGGGCTGCGACCTGGCGACCGGCACGTGCATCGATGCGTGCACGGCGGCCGCCAACAACCGCCAGTCGATCGGCTGCGAGTACTACGCCACCTTCATGCAGCACTGGGATGGTCCCGGCAATCGCTGCTTCGTCGCGTTCGTCGCCAACACCTGGAACACGCCGGCGACGATCGAGGTGAGCTACCAGGGCACGGCGCTGACGGTCGATGACTTCGCGCGCATCCCCAACGGCACCGGGCCCGGACTCACCTATGACGCGTACGACGGTGCCGTCGGGCTCGCGCCGGGCGAGGTCGCGATCCTGTTCCTCAGCGGTCCGCAGGGCGCGGGGCCAGCGTGCCCGGTGGCGTCGGCGGTGCCGAGCGGCGTCGCTGTGACCGGCACCGGCATCGGCGACGCGTTCCGCATCACCACCGATGTACCGGTGGTGGCCTACCAGATGAATCCCTATGGCGGCGGCAGTGCGGCGGTCACCGGCGCGTCGCTGTTGTTGCCGACCAGTGCCTGGGACACCAACTACGTGGTCGTGAACCCGCAGGCGGCCAGCATCGGCGTGCCGACGGCGAACATCGTGGCGCAGGTCGATGGCACCACCGTGACGATCGAGCCGACTGCGGCGATCGTCGGCGGCACGGGCGTGCCCGCGACGCCGGCGGGCGTGAGTGTCGACGTGCTGCTCGATCGCGGCCAGCACCTGCAGCTGACGCAGAGCGCCGAGCTCACCGGCTCGATCGTGCAGACCGACCAGCCGGTGGGGCTGATGGGCGGCCACACTGGCATGCAGGTGCCGGTCGGGACCCCGTACTCCGACCACGCCGAGCAGATGATCCCGCCGGTGCGCTCGCTCGGGCACGAGTATGTGGGGGTGATGCACCGCCCGCGCGTGGACGAGCCCGCGCTGTGGCGCGTGGTCGGGGTCGTCGACGGCACCGATCTGACGTGGAGCACGAACATCGCCGGATCGCCGATGAGTGTGCAGCGCGGGGAGGCGGTCGATTTCATCAGCGCCGATCCGTTCGTGGTCGAGAGCCAGGACGCCGACCACCCCTTCGTGCTGCTCGAGCTGATGAGTGGCTCGCAGTGGCAGCCCAGCATCAGCGGCTACGGCGACTCGGACTTCGTGCTCGGGGTCCCGCCGGAGCAGTACATGCCGCGCTTCGTGTTCTTCACCGACCCGACGTATCCCGAGACGAACCTGGTGGTGGTGCGAAGGGCGGTGAACGGCAGCTTCGCCGACGTCGATCTCGATTGCTTGGGTGTGCTCGACGGCTGGGAGAGCGTGGGCAACTACGAGTGGACGCGTGTGGATCTCTCGACCGGCAACTTCATGTCGGTCGATGGCTGCGACAACGGTCGCCACGAGATGACGAGCGCGGGCCGCTTCGGGCTGTGGGTGTGGGGCTGGGGCACGCCGCTGACGACACCGAACACGCAGAACGTTTCGTACGGTTACCCCGGCGGGATGAACGTGCAGCCGATCAACGACGTCGTGCTCGACCCCGAGGGCTGA
- a CDS encoding serine/threonine protein kinase: MDSPVHSERPRAPRAEPTSASARAHGIPDIEMQMAMRAVMAGMLGRVRDVQIGRYVVRRRLGHGGCGLVLLADDPELGREVAIKVVLPTRDRDERGAAWQKALQREAQALAKLRHPNVVEVYDAGTTTYGHDARARDSGEGQLGVFLVMERLRGVTLRQWLDRGPRPWREIIAVFEQAALGLVAAHAAGIVHRDFKPDNVLITDDDRVVLIDFGLADEAQEIALELADATGELLDGRSDDGDDDDAGSGSHTRASRIVGTPIYMAPEQHDGHVAGPAADQYAWCVSLFAALFGEPPFAAAGLAELSRRKHAAIVPRRKGPVPRAVQAVLRRGLAARPEQRHADLATLLDVMRRACAPRRPVQAASLLAAATVPLALWLGHAPTQHPCDAAPVDVQKVWSAPQQVQLTTALASLLDPNAKRLAERVAVRIEANTRRWSAAREEACNAEPSPRLDAQLECLDRELAQTEGVIGSLTALELDELSRAGALVDALPDPEGCLALDADPRPAAQRSELAELWRGTDALGVEVSATGTIDDPAWVERAMTRADALGDDRLVSMLAWRRSQVARAAGRFEEAVQFMRTAVFRSTAAGELDRALEMMPILVLAVGSDLRDRSEAERLLAHARVMTEQVADPRQALATLDATYAYILIEHSELDGAKAMYDRAWAVFETLPPSEEAARCLMSLAGWEAEHGDATKVPAMLERAAAILDDVALPTDLSFATIAFIEAGMADDRGDFEAAAEGFRGVVGRIRRRLHGHPFLAVGLDAAARAEAKLGHFDEATSLAVEARDLVMSTQGPSHPDRIRYELLIAHVAWLGMHFDDAAAAADRAIAALADAPDAMADFGVGAQHLAGWTHLASGDLRGAAVHLAACRSLPGEGDSNVDLPRSLRRLEALITRSEGRLEAARAALTRPIESPIDVTVHDPALERMLDAMVDTAIDGTAAADDGVTLRADRALYRTAFAAAIAAAARAPATALANAAP, translated from the coding sequence ATGGACTCCCCCGTCCACAGCGAGCGGCCGAGGGCGCCGCGGGCCGAACCGACTTCGGCATCGGCGCGGGCCCACGGCATCCCGGACATCGAGATGCAGATGGCGATGCGCGCCGTCATGGCGGGGATGCTCGGTCGCGTCCGCGACGTGCAGATCGGTCGCTACGTGGTGCGGCGTCGACTCGGCCACGGTGGCTGCGGGCTGGTGCTGCTCGCCGACGATCCCGAGCTCGGTCGCGAGGTCGCGATCAAGGTCGTGCTACCGACGCGCGATCGCGACGAGCGCGGCGCGGCGTGGCAGAAGGCGCTGCAGCGCGAGGCGCAGGCGCTCGCGAAGCTGCGGCACCCCAACGTCGTCGAGGTCTACGACGCGGGCACCACCACCTACGGCCACGACGCGCGCGCCCGCGACAGCGGCGAGGGGCAGCTCGGTGTCTTCCTGGTGATGGAGCGGCTGCGTGGCGTGACGCTGCGGCAGTGGTTGGATCGTGGGCCGCGACCGTGGCGCGAGATCATCGCGGTGTTCGAGCAGGCGGCGCTGGGCCTCGTGGCCGCCCACGCCGCCGGCATCGTGCACCGCGACTTCAAGCCGGACAATGTGCTCATCACCGACGACGATCGCGTGGTGCTCATCGACTTCGGGCTCGCCGACGAAGCCCAGGAGATCGCGCTCGAGCTCGCCGACGCGACCGGCGAGTTGCTCGACGGTCGCAGCGACGACGGTGACGACGACGACGCGGGCTCCGGCAGCCACACCCGCGCGTCCCGCATCGTCGGCACGCCGATCTACATGGCACCCGAGCAGCACGACGGTCACGTCGCGGGACCGGCGGCGGATCAGTACGCGTGGTGCGTGTCGCTGTTCGCGGCGCTGTTCGGCGAGCCGCCGTTCGCCGCCGCCGGGCTCGCGGAGCTGTCGCGACGCAAGCACGCCGCGATCGTGCCGCGGCGCAAAGGCCCAGTGCCACGCGCGGTGCAGGCGGTGCTCCGTCGCGGGCTCGCGGCACGCCCAGAGCAGCGCCACGCCGATCTCGCGACGTTGCTCGACGTCATGCGACGCGCCTGCGCCCCGCGCAGACCCGTGCAGGCAGCGAGCCTGCTCGCGGCCGCGACCGTGCCGCTGGCGCTGTGGCTCGGCCACGCCCCCACGCAGCACCCCTGCGATGCCGCGCCGGTCGACGTGCAGAAGGTGTGGTCGGCGCCACAGCAGGTCCAGCTCACCACTGCGCTGGCGAGCTTGCTCGATCCCAATGCGAAGCGCCTCGCCGAGCGCGTGGCCGTGCGCATCGAGGCCAACACGCGCCGCTGGAGCGCCGCGCGGGAGGAGGCCTGCAACGCCGAGCCTTCGCCGCGGCTCGACGCCCAGCTCGAGTGCCTCGATCGCGAGCTCGCGCAGACCGAGGGTGTGATCGGCTCGTTGACGGCGCTCGAGCTCGACGAGCTCAGCCGCGCCGGCGCGCTGGTCGACGCGCTGCCCGATCCCGAGGGGTGCCTCGCGCTCGATGCCGATCCGCGACCCGCGGCGCAACGCAGCGAGCTCGCCGAGCTGTGGCGGGGCACCGACGCGCTCGGCGTGGAGGTCAGCGCGACCGGCACGATCGACGATCCCGCGTGGGTGGAGCGCGCGATGACCCGTGCCGACGCGCTCGGCGACGATCGCTTGGTATCGATGCTCGCGTGGCGCCGTAGCCAGGTCGCGCGCGCGGCCGGTCGCTTCGAGGAGGCGGTGCAGTTCATGCGCACCGCGGTGTTCCGCTCGACCGCGGCCGGCGAGCTCGACCGCGCGCTCGAGATGATGCCGATCCTCGTGCTCGCGGTCGGCAGCGACCTGCGCGACCGCTCCGAGGCCGAACGCCTGCTGGCGCACGCACGCGTGATGACCGAGCAGGTCGCGGACCCGCGTCAGGCCCTCGCCACGCTCGACGCCACCTACGCGTACATCCTCATCGAGCACAGTGAGCTGGACGGCGCCAAGGCCATGTACGACCGCGCGTGGGCGGTGTTCGAGACCCTGCCGCCGTCGGAGGAGGCCGCGCGCTGCCTGATGTCGCTGGCGGGCTGGGAGGCCGAGCACGGCGACGCCACCAAGGTGCCTGCGATGCTCGAGCGAGCCGCGGCGATCCTCGACGACGTCGCGCTCCCGACCGATCTCAGCTTCGCCACCATCGCGTTCATCGAGGCCGGCATGGCCGACGATCGCGGCGACTTCGAGGCCGCGGCCGAGGGCTTCCGCGGTGTCGTGGGCCGCATCCGCAGACGTCTGCACGGCCACCCGTTCCTCGCGGTCGGACTCGACGCGGCCGCCCGCGCCGAGGCCAAGCTGGGCCACTTCGACGAGGCGACCTCGCTGGCGGTCGAGGCCCGCGATCTCGTGATGTCGACGCAGGGCCCGAGCCACCCCGATCGGATCCGCTACGAGCTGCTCATCGCCCATGTGGCATGGTTGGGCATGCACTTCGACGACGCCGCCGCGGCGGCCGATCGCGCAATCGCAGCGCTCGCCGACGCCCCCGACGCGATGGCCGACTTTGGTGTCGGCGCGCAGCACCTCGCCGGCTGGACCCACCTCGCGAGCGGTGATCTGCGCGGCGCCGCGGTGCACCTGGCTGCGTGTCGATCGCTGCCCGGCGAGGGTGACTCGAACGTCGACTTGCCGCGGAGCCTGCGTCGGCTCGAAGCCCTGATCACGCGCAGCGAAGGTCGCCTCGAGGCCGCCCGCGCCGCGCTGACGCGGCCCATCGAGAGCCCCATCGACGTCACGGTGCACGACCCCGCACTCGAGCGCATGCTCGACGCGATGGTCGACACGGCGATCGACGGCACCGCGGCGGCCGACGACGGCGTCACACTGCGGGCCGATCGCGCGCTCTACCGCACTGCGTTCGCGGCCGCCATTGCCGCCGCCGCACGTGCACCTGCGACCGCCCTCGCCAACGCCGCGCCGTGA
- a CDS encoding sulfatase-like hydrolase/transferase: MPGRADVVLAFVGVAAIATALELPLRGAGVHAIAVGLGGAVAWASVHGLIWLGLLRLLAGLRARGRVAMLTLIALAIAAWLSLELAAFARLGTRNAGLAWLAIAGSLGAGGLAGAIAWWWAPQADGAPRFVDATPERRRLVLAAQLLGAVAASVADRLLFAGLHPAAHTVLRATALALVAFAAAAGWRGRIAAPVDARLVALALLIGATPFATLSSGTAELQAVWATPWADEGIAMLRRATDFDGDGHSGWLGGGDCAPFDPEVHPSAVEIPGNGVDDNCSDGDAIADVFDLAAVAVPTAASPKSVLLVTIETLRADHTSLYGYTRETTPALERWARDARVYERAFTAGAWTSIAIPTLLRGVNARRLPWQPYAETNRGRLFARDEPIALDPGEQGVQTFLLPDGGAPPLSWWLRRRGMVTAAVVDDRFSELLDPSLGTDLGFDRFVDADAIRGRDPDDLVVDLAIETLASLPADRPFFLWVHLFGPHSPNTEHADVPRFGDDLVAGYDHEIRFVDAQLDRLLRAATERTPALVWVVTADHGESLQANDRMHGFDLGRGVIQVPLVIGGTGLPAGREPAVVSTLDLVPTILAQTQTPAPGYLDGLDLAGAPIPGDRRVFVDTWHRSFDGAVLFDQAGLTDGTRELVLERTKQALGLLDLQRPETPPQAVAAQIDPTAWTEQLRRYVDAPPLQVVGID, translated from the coding sequence ATGCCCGGGCGCGCCGATGTCGTGCTCGCCTTCGTCGGCGTCGCCGCGATTGCGACCGCGCTCGAGCTGCCGCTGCGTGGCGCCGGCGTGCACGCGATCGCGGTCGGGCTCGGCGGCGCGGTCGCGTGGGCGAGCGTGCATGGCCTCATCTGGCTTGGGCTACTGCGGCTGCTCGCCGGTCTGCGCGCGCGCGGCCGCGTCGCGATGCTGACCCTGATCGCGCTCGCAATCGCGGCGTGGCTATCGCTCGAGCTGGCCGCGTTCGCGCGGCTCGGTACGCGCAACGCCGGCCTCGCGTGGTTGGCGATCGCGGGTAGCCTCGGCGCGGGCGGGCTCGCCGGCGCGATCGCGTGGTGGTGGGCACCGCAGGCCGACGGCGCGCCGCGCTTCGTCGACGCGACACCCGAGCGGCGACGTCTGGTGCTCGCAGCGCAGCTGCTCGGCGCGGTCGCGGCCAGTGTCGCCGATCGCCTGCTGTTTGCCGGCCTCCACCCCGCCGCGCACACCGTGCTGCGTGCGACGGCGCTCGCGCTGGTCGCATTCGCCGCGGCCGCCGGTTGGCGCGGACGCATCGCGGCGCCCGTCGACGCGCGACTGGTCGCGCTCGCGTTGCTGATCGGCGCCACGCCGTTTGCGACGCTGTCGTCCGGCACGGCCGAGCTCCAGGCGGTGTGGGCCACACCGTGGGCCGACGAGGGCATCGCGATGTTGCGCCGCGCCACCGACTTCGACGGCGATGGTCACTCCGGCTGGCTCGGCGGCGGCGACTGTGCGCCCTTCGATCCCGAGGTGCATCCTTCCGCGGTCGAGATCCCCGGCAACGGCGTCGACGACAACTGCAGCGACGGCGACGCGATCGCCGACGTGTTCGACCTCGCCGCCGTCGCGGTCCCCACCGCAGCCTCGCCCAAGAGCGTGCTGCTCGTGACGATCGAGACCCTGCGGGCCGACCACACCAGCCTCTACGGCTACACGCGCGAGACCACGCCGGCGCTCGAGCGCTGGGCCCGCGACGCGCGGGTCTACGAGCGCGCGTTCACGGCGGGTGCGTGGACCAGCATCGCGATCCCCACGCTGCTGCGCGGTGTGAACGCCCGCCGTCTGCCCTGGCAGCCCTACGCCGAAACCAACCGCGGGCGACTGTTCGCCCGCGACGAGCCCATCGCCCTCGATCCCGGCGAGCAGGGTGTGCAGACCTTCTTGCTGCCCGACGGCGGTGCACCGCCGCTGTCGTGGTGGCTGCGGCGGCGCGGCATGGTGACCGCAGCGGTGGTCGACGATCGCTTCTCCGAGCTGCTCGATCCCTCGCTCGGTACCGACCTCGGCTTCGATCGCTTCGTCGACGCCGACGCGATCCGCGGCCGCGATCCCGATGACCTCGTGGTCGACCTCGCGATCGAGACCCTCGCCTCGTTGCCGGCCGACCGCCCGTTCTTCCTGTGGGTGCACCTGTTCGGCCCCCACTCGCCCAACACCGAGCACGCCGACGTGCCCCGCTTCGGTGATGACCTCGTGGCCGGCTACGACCACGAGATCCGCTTCGTCGATGCCCAGCTCGATCGCCTCCTGCGGGCCGCGACCGAGCGCACGCCCGCGCTGGTGTGGGTCGTCACCGCCGACCACGGCGAGTCGCTGCAGGCCAACGACCGCATGCACGGTTTCGACCTCGGCCGCGGCGTCATCCAGGTGCCGCTCGTGATCGGCGGCACCGGCCTACCCGCCGGCCGCGAGCCCGCGGTGGTCAGCACGCTCGATCTGGTGCCGACCATCCTCGCACAGACGCAGACCCCGGCGCCGGGCTATCTCGATGGCCTCGACCTCGCGGGCGCGCCGATCCCCGGCGATCGCCGCGTCTTCGTCGACACCTGGCACCGCAGCTTCGATGGTGCGGTGCTCTTCGATCAGGCCGGCCTCACCGACGGCACCCGCGAGCTGGTGCTCGAGCGCACCAAGCAGGCCTTGGGCCTGCTCGACCTGCAGCGACCCGAGACGCCACCCCAGGCCGTGGCCGCACAGATCGACCCCACGGCATGGACCGAGCAGCTGCGGCGCTACGTCGACGCGCCACCGCTGCAGGTCGTCGGCATCGACTGA
- a CDS encoding nucleotidyl transferase AbiEii/AbiGii toxin family protein translates to MDDLFAVFVSRLDQAGIESMIVGSVAAMAYGEPRLTNDIDLVVTLQVAEIPALVAAFPDELFYCAPAEVVRVEILRGHRGHFNIIHHETGFRADVYIAGRDPLHRWAMQRRRRLHLGSQALSVAPPEYVIVRKLEFYREGGSEKHVHDIRRMLEASGAQIDTEQLQSMIIQRGLDDLWALVRAATD, encoded by the coding sequence ATGGATGACTTGTTCGCCGTCTTCGTGTCGCGTCTCGACCAGGCCGGCATCGAGTCGATGATCGTGGGAAGCGTCGCCGCGATGGCCTACGGTGAACCCCGGCTCACGAACGACATCGATCTGGTGGTGACACTGCAGGTCGCAGAGATCCCCGCCCTCGTGGCCGCCTTCCCGGACGAACTCTTCTACTGCGCACCCGCCGAGGTCGTGCGCGTCGAAATCCTCCGGGGGCATCGGGGCCACTTCAACATCATCCATCACGAGACCGGCTTCAGAGCCGACGTCTACATCGCCGGTCGCGACCCGCTTCACCGGTGGGCCATGCAGCGTCGACGTCGTCTGCACCTCGGGAGCCAGGCGCTGAGTGTCGCGCCGCCCGAGTATGTCATCGTCCGCAAGCTCGAGTTCTACCGAGAGGGCGGAAGCGAGAAGCACGTCCACGACATCCGCCGGATGCTGGAAGCCTCGGGCGCGCAGATCGACACGGAGCAACTGCAGTCGATGATCATCCAGCGCGGGCTCGACGACCTCTGGGCGCTGGTGCGGGCCGCCACCGACTGA